A stretch of the Euzebyales bacterium genome encodes the following:
- a CDS encoding cytochrome d ubiquinol oxidase subunit II, producing MGLPDVVAMIVFLGVLLYAVFGGADFGSGFWDLTAGDARRGGEVRRLVDHSIGPVWEANHVWLIFVLVYLWTGFPQAFVQIVSALYVPLSFAALGIVLRGSGFAFRKFATNVRQAQVYGAAFALSSVVTPFFFGTAVGALASGRVPATGGVDRATVWLSPTSILGGVLAVLTCAFLAAVFMARDADRLGRTQLTAWFQRRGLAMGVVTGTVALLGVVVLAVDAPTLFDGLTGWALPIVGGSGVGGLATMWLL from the coding sequence GTGGGGCTGCCCGACGTCGTCGCGATGATCGTGTTCCTCGGCGTGCTGCTGTACGCCGTGTTCGGTGGCGCCGACTTCGGCTCGGGATTCTGGGATCTGACAGCCGGCGACGCCCGGCGCGGCGGCGAGGTCCGCCGGCTCGTCGACCATTCGATCGGGCCCGTGTGGGAGGCCAACCATGTCTGGCTCATCTTCGTGCTCGTCTACCTGTGGACCGGGTTCCCGCAGGCCTTCGTGCAGATCGTCTCGGCGCTGTACGTGCCCCTGAGCTTCGCGGCCCTCGGCATCGTCCTGCGCGGCTCGGGGTTCGCGTTCCGCAAGTTCGCGACCAACGTCCGCCAGGCGCAGGTCTACGGCGCCGCGTTCGCGTTGTCGTCGGTCGTGACGCCGTTCTTCTTCGGCACGGCCGTCGGCGCGCTCGCGTCCGGACGGGTCCCGGCGACGGGCGGGGTCGATCGTGCGACCGTGTGGCTGAGCCCGACGTCGATCCTCGGTGGGGTCCTCGCGGTCCTCACGTGCGCGTTTCTCGCCGCGGTCTTCATGGCCCGCGACGCTGACCGGCTCGGCCGGACCCAGCTCACCGCGTGGTTCCAGCGGCGTGGCCTGGCGATGGGGGTCGTGACCGGCACGGTGGCCCTCCTCGGCGTCGTCGTGCTCGCCGTGGACGCGCCGACCCTGTTCGACGGCCTGACCGGCTGGGCGCTGCCGATCGTCGGCGGATCGGGCGTCGGCGGGCTGGCAACGATGTGGCTGTTG